The following proteins come from a genomic window of Nymphalis io chromosome 6, ilAglIoxx1.1, whole genome shotgun sequence:
- the LOC126769035 gene encoding ras-related and estrogen-regulated growth inhibitor-like protein — translation MKMTVNRIRVVVLGSARCGKSAVVVRYLTKRYIGEYSSTGDFLYQHRVAFDGVTSEVEILDTCGCAKRGCLAEHLRWGDAFAVVYSVCDRRSFLAAAELLALLERTRLPGCSAVTLLGNKRDLEHARVVKTEEGQEMSLRFGCQFYEVSAAESCAGAALAFHALLREARALAMLLPTPRRKLAAYSVSKVIGTILGLSNKSVRKKRPSLSI, via the exons CTGTGGTGGTTCGCTATCTTACAAAAAGATACATAGGAGAATATAGTTCGACTGGTg atttcttaTATCAGCATCGAGTCGCTTTTGATGGTGTCACATCAGAGGTTGAGATTTTAGATACTTGTGGATGTGCA AAACGGGGCTGTTTAGCAGAGCACCTTCGCTGGGGTGACGCTTTTGCAGTAGTTTACTCTGTGTGTGATCGACGCTCATTTCTAGCTGCGGCTGAGTTGCTAGCACTCCTGGAACGGACTAGACTACCTGGATGTTCTGCTGTCACTCTCCTTGGGAATAAGAGAGACTTGGAGCACGCCAG agttGTGAAGACAGAAGAAGGACAAGAAATGTCATTGAGATTTGGGTGTCAGTTTTATGAAGTGTCAGCGGCGGAATCGTGCGCGGGCGCCGCGCTTGCTTTCCACGCATTGTTGCGGGAGGCGCGAGCGCTTGCCATGCTCTTGCCTACTCCACGTCGCAAGCTTGCTGCTTATTCTGTATCAAAG GTAATTGGTACAATCCTCGGCTTGAGTAACAAAAGCGTAAGAAAGAAACGACCATCGCTCAGCATATGA